The genomic segment AAGGTGCGCCTGGTGCTGGGCTACAAACAGCTGGCTTGGAAGTCGGTCATCATTCCGGCCATCATGCCCAAACCCGATGTGGTGGCCCTGACCGGCGGCTACCGCAAAACGCCGTTTCTGCAAGTCGGCGCTGATGTGTATTGCGATAGCGCCCTGATTTGCGAAGTGCTGGAGCAGCTGCGCCCCACGCCCACCCTCTACCCCGAAGACGACAAGGGCCTGAGCCGCATCGTTGCGCAGTGGGCGGACAGCACTTTGTTCTGGGCCGCCATGGCCTACAACCTGCAGCCCAAAGGGGCGGCCAGCATGTTTGAAGGCGCGCCCCCGGAAGCCGCCAAGGCCTTCGGCGCCGACCGCGCCGCCATGTCCAGCGGCATGACGCGCCTGCGCCCCGGTGACGCTGCTGCGGCCTACAAGAGCTACCTGCGCCGCATCGCCAGCATGCTCGAAGGCCAGGACTTTTTGCTAGGCAGCAACCCTTGCGTGGCCGACTTTGCCGCTTACCACCCGCTGTGGTTTACCGCCAAACGGGTGCCGGTGATGGCCGACATCCTGAACGCAACCCCCTCGGTACAGGCCTGGATGGCTCGCATGGCGGCCATCGGCCACGGCAGCTTCGAGAAGCTGTCTGCTACAGAAGCCATAGCAGCTTGCGCACAAGCTGTGGGCGCCACAGCCCCATTGGACACGTATTTCCAGGACGAGCACGGTATCCCTCTGGGCAGCGAAGTGACCATCGCCGCTGAAACCTTCGGTCAGGAGGCGACTGCCGGCACCTTGGTCGCTGCCACCCGCACCCGCTTTACGTTGAAGCGCGTGGACGAGCGCGCCGGCACCGTGCATGTGCACTTTCCGCGCATCGGCTATGTGCTCAAGGCGGCGCAGGCATGAGTCAGGACATCCAATGGAAGTGGCTCGCATTTGATGCACTGAGCCGCGACCAGTTGTACGAATTGCTGCGACTGCGCAGCGAGGTGTTTGTGGTGGAGCAGAACTGCGTGTTCCTGGATATGGATGGGCTGGACGACAAGGCCATGCACTTGCTGGGAGTTCGGGCGGCGGCGGGCTCTGCTCCGTGTCCCCCGCCCGCGTTGCGGGCTACTCCTTGTACGGAGCAGAACCCACTGCCACCCGAACTCCTTGGCGAACATGTTGGTCGAGCCAAGACCGAACTAGTCGCCTACGTGCGCTGCTTCCCCGCCGGTGTGACTTTTGACGAGGCCAGCATCGGCCGCGTGGTGACCAAGCCCGACGCCCGCGGTGGTGGTCTCGGCCACCTGCTGATGGCTGAGGCCGTCAAAGCACTGCAAGCGGAGTGGGGCGCACAACCGATTCGCATCGGTGCGCAAGCCCACCTCAAGTCTTTTTACGAGCGACACGGCTTTGTGGATGTGGGCAAGCCCTACATCGAAGACGGCATTCCGCACCTGGAAATGCTGCGCGGCGCCTGAAAAGTACCGTTTTCAAACACTTATAACGAGGAGAACCCCTGTGATTGCAAACTTTCAAGGCAAAACCGCCGTACTGACCGGCGCAGGCTCCGGCTTCGGGCTGGAATGCGCTCGCATAGGCGCCCGGCTGGGCATGAATTTGGTACTCGCCGACGTGCAGCAAGACGCGCTGGACAAGGCGGTTGCCGAAATGGAGGCCGAAGGCGCTCAGGTGCTAGGCATGCGGGTCGATGTGTCGCAGGCCGAACAGGTAGAGGCGCTGGGGGCCGCCACGCTGCAGCGCTTTGGCGCGCCGCACCTGGTGTTCAACAACGCAGGCGTGGGGGCAGGGGGCCTGATCTGGGAGAACAACGCCCGCGACTGGGAATGGGTGCTGGGTGTCAACCTCATGGGCGTGGCCCACGGCGTGCGGGTATTCACCCCCATGATGCTGGAGGCCGCCCAACAAGACCCTGCTTGGCAGGGCCACATCGTCAACACGGCCAGCATGGCGGGCCTGTTGAACGCCCCCAACATGGGGGTTTACAACGTGAGCAAACACGCCGTGGTGTCGCTGAGCGAGACCCTGTACCAAGACCTGGCGCTGGTCACCGACCAGGTGTCTGCCAGCGTGTTGTGCCCCTTCTTTGTGCCGACCGGCATCAGCCAGAGCGAGCGCAACCGCCCCTCAGGTGCGGCGCCAGCCCAACCCACCCGCAGCCAGCTGATCGGCCAGGCCATGACCGACAAGGCGGTCACTAGCGGCAAGGTCACCGCCGCCGAAGTCGCACAAATGGTGTTCGATGCGGTGGCCGAAGGGCGCTTCTATATTTATAGCCATCCCAAGGCGATTGCTTCCGTGCAAACCCGCATGGAAGACGTGATGCTGGCGCGCAACCCCACCGACCCATTCGCCCATAAGCCTCATCTAGGTGAGGAATTGAAAAGATTACTCCGCTAAATCACTGACCATCTGTTAGTTTCGGGCAAAATGAGATCAAAGCCCGGACTGAACACTTGGTTGGAGAGCTCGATGCGTTGGAAATTACTGCCCTTACGACTGCTTTCATTCGTCACCCTTTGCGCTGCGGGCACGGCTTACGCCAACACCCAAGTGACGGTGACCGACAAAGACGGCAAACCCCTCGCAAATGCGGTAATTTTCCTCGAGTCTCCCGCCGCGAAGGCCGCAGCCAAGCCGCTGTCCGGCGTCGAAATCATTCAAATTGCGAAACAGTTTTCCCCACAAATCGCCGTGGTGACACCCAATACCTCGGTCCTGTTCCCCAACAAAGACACGGTCCGGCACCACGTCTATTCATTCTCTCCGGCCAAAAAATTTGAATTGAAGCTGTATTCCGGCGTTCCGGCAGCTCCAGTGGTGTTTGACAAACCCGGAGTAGCCGTGCTGGGCTGCAACATCCACGACAACATGGTGGCGTGGGTGTTGATCGTTGAAACCCCGTATTTCGGTGTCACCGACGGCAGGGGCCGTCTGACCCTGGATGCCCCAGCCGGAAATTACCAGCTCAAAGCGTGGCACTCCACCGTTTTGCCGGGTGCCCCATTGAGCGAGCAGCCGGTCAAAATAACGCCGGGTAATGACACTCTCAGTGTCAAAGTCGCGGGGAGCACGGCTTGAAGTTGTTTCGTTTCATGCGCAGATTCGGGGTGGGCACCAAGTTCGTGTCCATGTCGATCGCTATTCTTTTGGTGATTCAGTCGGCTTCCTATCTGATCACCGAGCGCAACATTGATGAAATTGTCCGTCAGCAGGTCAAAGAAGAGCTGATCACGGTCGATGCCAATTGGTGGGCCTTGATGGAGCAGCGGGCAGCCAGTTTGCGCCAGAGCGCTTTGGTGCTCGCCAGCGATTTTGGCTTTCGCGATGCGGTGCTGAGTGGCGATACAGAGACCGTCCGCTCGGTGTTGGACAACAGCGCTGGTCGCGTTGGTGCTGCCTTCGCGGCCCTGCTGACCGTGGACCACAAGCTACAAGCATCGAGTATCGATGCGTTCACCGAAGCCGGTTTGGTCGGGTTCTTCCAGCAAACCGCAAGCCGACTGGCCTCCGGCGGTGACGGCTATGCGCTCATCGATTTTGACGATAAGCTGCTGGTTACTGTTATGGTGCCCCTGAACGCCCCGGTCCAGGTGGGCTGGGTGATGATGGCGTTCCCCATTACCCGCGAGCAGGTGGAAGAGTTGGTCAAAGTGAGCCGGGCTGATTTAGCCATCATTGGCCCGACCGGCGGCGTGACCGTCAGCAGTTTGCCTTCGGGGACTTACCCGGCACTGCTGAATCTCAAAGACGGCGGCAACGCTGTTCTCGACGGCCGCGAATACGTGGTGCGCAAATCGAGCGACCGCAGCCACTCTTTGGGGCTCGAGGTCTATATGCTGCGCCCGATTGATGTGTTTGTGGAGCCGTTTGCCCGGGTAGAGCAGGCACTGCTCGCACTCGCCGCGATCGCCTTGGTGCTCTTTACCGCGGGCAGCTTCATCTTGGCACGGCGCATCACCATTCCCCTGCGGTCGCTCGCCAAAGCGTCAGATCAGCTGAGCGCAGGGTATTACTCTATGGCCTTGCCTGCGATGCGGCACCGGGATGAGATCGGCGATCTTTCGCGCGCGTTCAACCACATGCGGACCAGCATCCAGAGCCAACAAGACGAAATCCGCGCGCTGGCCTTTTGGGACCGTCTGACCGGCTTGCCCAATCGTGTTCAGTTCCGCGATTCAATTTCAGCTGCCATCAAGCGCAACACCCAAGAGTCAGGGACCAGCCAACCCGTGACCATCGTGATGCTGAACCTGGACCGCTTCAAGTTCGTGAACAACGTGCTGGGTTACGCCTTCGGCGACCAACTGTTGATTGCGGTGGCCGAGCGATTAATCAGTATCCCCGGCGTCGTGCGTGAAAACATCGCCCGGGTCGGTGGCGATGAGTTCGCCATCGTGCTCGAGGGCGTGGATTCCGCCGGTGCGCTGCCGTTTGCCAAACAAGTAGCGCAAGCGTTTGAAGCCCCGATGAAGATGCAAGACCAGACGGTCGACATCAGCGCGGGTATCGGCATTGCCAGCTGGCCGAGTGATGCGGGAGATGTAGACCGCCTACTGAGCCGCGCCGTGATTGCCATGTATGTCGCGAAAAACAAATCGACCGGGATCCAGATTTACCACGCGGCCCTCGACTCCTCCAGCCCTGAAACGCTCTCGATGCTCTCGGAGCTGCGCCACGCCGTAGAAAACAACGAGTTGCGTGTCTACCTTCAGCCCAAACTCCATATAGCCAGCGGCACCGTCTCGTCTGCAGAGGCCTTGGTGCGTTGGCAGCACCCTGTGCGCGGCCTGGTGCCGCCGATGCAGTTCATCCCTTTTGCCGAGCAAACGGGCTATATCCGGCAAATGACCTTGTGGATGTTTGAAGAAGTAGCCCGCAATATGCAGCTGCTGAACGCTGGCGGCGGGCCCTTGTGTGTGTCGGTGAACTTGTCGACCCGTGACTTGCTGGACCAGGATTTCCCTGACAAGCTCGAAGACCTGATGCGTAAGCACGGTGTGGCCACAGAATCGTTCTGCCTAGAGATCACCGAAAGTGCCATCATGGACGACCCGGACCGGGCCGAGGCAACGCTCAATCGCCTTTCGCAGCGCGGCTTCAAGTTGTCGATTGATGATTTCGGTACCGGTTACTCTTCACTGGCTTACCTGAAGCGCTTGCCAGTCAATGAGCTCAAAATTGACAAATCTTTTGTCATGGGCATGGACGGCGACGAGAGCGACAGCCTGATCGTGAAGTCGACCATCGAACTCGCCCACAACCTCGGCAAAACCGTGGTGGCCGAAGGGGTGGAGAACCAGGTGATCACCGACAAGCTGCGTGCTTTGTCGTGCGACGAAGCCCAGGGCTACCACTTGAGCAGACCGCTGCCGTTGGAGCAGTTCAACGCCTGGCGCTTGAAGTTCTCTGAAACCGCCGCGGTCCAGACCGCGCCGACCTTTCAGATATAGACGGTGGACTCTGCCCAGCGCTGTGCATGGGCGGCGGCGAGCGTATAGGTTTGCATTTGCACTGCGACCGTCTGCTCCAAGTCATGGCCGTAGCCACCACCCATGGTGATCACTACAGGCAGCCTCCGGTCCAAGCACCAATCCAGCACTCTTTGGTCCCGGGCGTGCAGGCCGGCTGCAGTGAGTTTGAGCCGCCCTAGACGGTCCCCCTCATGCGGGTCAGCGCCTGCGAGAAAAAACACAAAATCGGCGGAGAAGCGCTGCTCCAACTCTTGCAGGGCGTGATCCAGAGTGCTCAGGTATTCATCATCGGTGCAGCCGTCGGGCAACCCGATATCGAGGTCACTGGCTTCCTTGCGGAAGGGGAAGTTTTTTTCGCCGTGCAGTGAGAGGGTGAACACCGTGTCATCACCTTGAAATACGCTCGCGGTGCCGTTGCCTTGGTGCACATCCAAATCAATAACCGCCACTTGCAAAGGACTGCGGCGACTGCCATCCTGGTTGCGGCTGCGGCCCCATTCCGCTTGCATGACCCG from the Rhodoferax potami genome contains:
- a CDS encoding glutathione S-transferase family protein, translating into MTDLILHHYPTSPFSEKVRLVLGYKQLAWKSVIIPAIMPKPDVVALTGGYRKTPFLQVGADVYCDSALICEVLEQLRPTPTLYPEDDKGLSRIVAQWADSTLFWAAMAYNLQPKGAASMFEGAPPEAAKAFGADRAAMSSGMTRLRPGDAAAAYKSYLRRIASMLEGQDFLLGSNPCVADFAAYHPLWFTAKRVPVMADILNATPSVQAWMARMAAIGHGSFEKLSATEAIAACAQAVGATAPLDTYFQDEHGIPLGSEVTIAAETFGQEATAGTLVAATRTRFTLKRVDERAGTVHVHFPRIGYVLKAAQA
- a CDS encoding GNAT family N-acetyltransferase yields the protein MSQDIQWKWLAFDALSRDQLYELLRLRSEVFVVEQNCVFLDMDGLDDKAMHLLGVRAAAGSAPCPPPALRATPCTEQNPLPPELLGEHVGRAKTELVAYVRCFPAGVTFDEASIGRVVTKPDARGGGLGHLLMAEAVKALQAEWGAQPIRIGAQAHLKSFYERHGFVDVGKPYIEDGIPHLEMLRGA
- a CDS encoding SDR family oxidoreductase yields the protein MIANFQGKTAVLTGAGSGFGLECARIGARLGMNLVLADVQQDALDKAVAEMEAEGAQVLGMRVDVSQAEQVEALGAATLQRFGAPHLVFNNAGVGAGGLIWENNARDWEWVLGVNLMGVAHGVRVFTPMMLEAAQQDPAWQGHIVNTASMAGLLNAPNMGVYNVSKHAVVSLSETLYQDLALVTDQVSASVLCPFFVPTGISQSERNRPSGAAPAQPTRSQLIGQAMTDKAVTSGKVTAAEVAQMVFDAVAEGRFYIYSHPKAIASVQTRMEDVMLARNPTDPFAHKPHLGEELKRLLR
- a CDS encoding methylamine utilization protein, which encodes MRWKLLPLRLLSFVTLCAAGTAYANTQVTVTDKDGKPLANAVIFLESPAAKAAAKPLSGVEIIQIAKQFSPQIAVVTPNTSVLFPNKDTVRHHVYSFSPAKKFELKLYSGVPAAPVVFDKPGVAVLGCNIHDNMVAWVLIVETPYFGVTDGRGRLTLDAPAGNYQLKAWHSTVLPGAPLSEQPVKITPGNDTLSVKVAGSTA
- a CDS encoding putative bifunctional diguanylate cyclase/phosphodiesterase, with the translated sequence MKLFRFMRRFGVGTKFVSMSIAILLVIQSASYLITERNIDEIVRQQVKEELITVDANWWALMEQRAASLRQSALVLASDFGFRDAVLSGDTETVRSVLDNSAGRVGAAFAALLTVDHKLQASSIDAFTEAGLVGFFQQTASRLASGGDGYALIDFDDKLLVTVMVPLNAPVQVGWVMMAFPITREQVEELVKVSRADLAIIGPTGGVTVSSLPSGTYPALLNLKDGGNAVLDGREYVVRKSSDRSHSLGLEVYMLRPIDVFVEPFARVEQALLALAAIALVLFTAGSFILARRITIPLRSLAKASDQLSAGYYSMALPAMRHRDEIGDLSRAFNHMRTSIQSQQDEIRALAFWDRLTGLPNRVQFRDSISAAIKRNTQESGTSQPVTIVMLNLDRFKFVNNVLGYAFGDQLLIAVAERLISIPGVVRENIARVGGDEFAIVLEGVDSAGALPFAKQVAQAFEAPMKMQDQTVDISAGIGIASWPSDAGDVDRLLSRAVIAMYVAKNKSTGIQIYHAALDSSSPETLSMLSELRHAVENNELRVYLQPKLHIASGTVSSAEALVRWQHPVRGLVPPMQFIPFAEQTGYIRQMTLWMFEEVARNMQLLNAGGGPLCVSVNLSTRDLLDQDFPDKLEDLMRKHGVATESFCLEITESAIMDDPDRAEATLNRLSQRGFKLSIDDFGTGYSSLAYLKRLPVNELKIDKSFVMGMDGDESDSLIVKSTIELAHNLGKTVVAEGVENQVITDKLRALSCDEAQGYHLSRPLPLEQFNAWRLKFSETAAVQTAPTFQI
- a CDS encoding histone deacetylase family protein is translated as MLAYYSDQFVLPLPDGHRFPMAKYRMLRDRIAAELPAIALHEAPAATEGELALVHTPAYIDSILQGTAEPAVLREIGFPWSPAMAERALRSVGATVAAARSALVAGVAANLAGGTHHAYAHKGGGFCVFNDLAVAARVMQAEWGRSRNQDGSRRSPLQVAVIDLDVHQGNGTASVFQGDDTVFTLSLHGEKNFPFRKEASDLDIGLPDGCTDDEYLSTLDHALQELEQRFSADFVFFLAGADPHEGDRLGRLKLTAAGLHARDQRVLDWCLDRRLPVVITMGGGYGHDLEQTVAVQMQTYTLAAAHAQRWAESTVYI